A window of Nonomuraea angiospora genomic DNA:
GACCGGCCCCGGCGCGACCGCCAGCACCTTCACGCCGGTGCCGCGCAGCTCGCTCCAGAGCGCGAGGCTGAAGTTGAGCACGAACGTCTTGGACGAGGCGTACGTCGCGAAGTACGGGGCGACGTTGAAGCCGGCCGTGGAGCCCACGTTCAGCACGCCGCCGGAGCCCCGGGCGAGCATGCCCGGCAGGAACGCGTGCGTCAGCCCCACCAGCGCGACGACGTTGACCATGAGCTCCTCGTGCTCGCGCTCCGGCGCGATCCGCGCGAAGTGCCCGGCCGTGCCGAAGCCGGCGTTGTTGACGAGCAGCTCGACGGCGATGCCGCGGGCGGCGACCTCTTCGGCGACCCGCGGGGCCGCGTCGGGGGCGGACAGGTCCTGGACGAGCACCTCGGCCCGCACCCCGTGGGCCTGGCGCAGCGAGGCGGCGAGGGCGTCGAGCGCGGGGCCGGACCTGGCGACCAGCACCAGGTCATGCCCTCGGGCGGCCAGTTGACGCGCGAACTCGGCGCCGATCCCGGAGGAGGCTCCGGTGACAAGTGCGTAAGTCATGAGTTAGAAAGTAGCACTTTCTAATAGATCTGCGCCATTTAGTCTCAGTTTTTGGCTGTAGCGTTCCTCTATGGGAAGACTGCGGGCCGACGCCGAGCGCAGCATGCGCGCGATCATGGCGGCGGCGGAAGACGTGCTCAGCGCCAATCCGGTGGCCACGATGGAGCAGGTCGCCGAGGCGGCGGGGGTGGCCAGGGCCACCGTCCACCGCAGGTTCGCCAGCCGGGAGGCACTGATCGAGGCCATGGAGGTGGCCGCGTGGCGGGAGATCCAGGACGCCGTGCACGCCGCCCGCCCGCACACCGCGCCCGCCCAGGTGGCGCTGCACCAGGCCACGGCCAACATCCTGCAGATCAAGCCCGGCTGGCGGTTCACGCTGGCCCGCCCGGTGCCGCTCAGCACGCAGGCGCAGGCGGTGCGGGCCGAGGTGATGGAGCTGTGCGAGGCGGTGTTCGGGAAGCTGCTGGGCCCCGGCGCCGACCTCGTCTGGGCCCGGCAGGTCTATCTCGCGCTGCTGGGGGAGGCCGCGCACGGCTCTCCCCCAGGCTCCGATCCGGACACGCTGGCCACGAGGGTGATCGACACCCTCCTGCACGGCGTTCAGCGCACCGCGTAGGCGCGGATCACCTCCTGCGACAGGGTGTTG
This region includes:
- a CDS encoding TetR/AcrR family transcriptional regulator; the protein is MGRLRADAERSMRAIMAAAEDVLSANPVATMEQVAEAAGVARATVHRRFASREALIEAMEVAAWREIQDAVHAARPHTAPAQVALHQATANILQIKPGWRFTLARPVPLSTQAQAVRAEVMELCEAVFGKLLGPGADLVWARQVYLALLGEAAHGSPPGSDPDTLATRVIDTLLHGVQRTA
- a CDS encoding SDR family NAD(P)-dependent oxidoreductase — translated: MTYALVTGASSGIGAEFARQLAARGHDLVLVARSGPALDALAASLRQAHGVRAEVLVQDLSAPDAAPRVAEEVAARGIAVELLVNNAGFGTAGHFARIAPEREHEELMVNVVALVGLTHAFLPGMLARGSGGVLNVGSTAGFNVAPYFATYASSKTFVLNFSLALWSELRGTGVKVLAVAPGPVETPFFDRIGSRQAAIGAKLATPELVVTTALRAFDRDRGYVVPGRGNLGLAHLMPRRPRKLLALIGRRVTRQVADALTPSPGHG